One genomic window of Musa acuminata AAA Group cultivar baxijiao unplaced genomic scaffold, Cavendish_Baxijiao_AAA HiC_scaffold_1137, whole genome shotgun sequence includes the following:
- the LOC135671008 gene encoding protein NRT1/ PTR FAMILY 5.6-like: MVSLILSPCVTPTSLYKRSSRASSALQHRSPLHLLFFDMEPAWDEKSRVEKSQDDEEKWVCDSSVDHKGRVPRRASTGCWKASLFIIAIEFGERLCYFGLATNLIIYLTRVLHQELKTAAKNVNYWSGVTSMMPLVGGFVADAYLGRFSTVLLSTLIYIGGLGLLTMSQMVPRLKPCDASGACGRSLRLHKVIFFVAMYLISGGTGGHKPSLESFGADQFDDNHAEERKQKMSYFNWWSFALCSGLTLGVTVVVYVQDAVSWWLADVVLTAVMCFCFVVFLAGRPFYRYRAPEGSPFTPMLQVVVAAMAKRHLPLPSDAAELYEVPKTLPLQSDKRLLCHTSKLRFLDKAAIVEHKDDEEAFATEKLNPWRLATVTQVEELKLILAMVPIWLTALPLGICIGQTATFFIKQASTMNRSLGGSFEIPAASVYAFSAIAMIISVTFYDTILEPSLRRATGRERGVSILKRIGIGFAFSVAAMVSAALVERKRLRVAEAEQSSVISMSVFWLVPQFMIMGFGDGFALVGLQEYFYDQVPDGMRSLGIGFYLSVFGVSNFLSSLLITVVDHITSRGEKGSWFAKDLIKSRLDCYYWLISAMSAVNLCGYVYIATRYSYKRVQRKVGVVNSPEADV; the protein is encoded by the exons ATGGTCTCCTTGATTCTGTCACCTTGTGTCACTCCAACAAGTTTATATAAGAGGAGCAGTAGAGCTTCTTCCGCTCTGCAGCACCGCAGCCCATTACACCTCCTCTTCTTTGACATGGAGCCTGCGTGGGATGAGAAGAGCAGGGTGGAGAAGTCACAGGACGATGAGGAGAAGTGGGTGTGTGACTCCTCTGTGGATCACAAAGGAAGGGTTCCTCGCAGAGCCTCCACTGGATGTTGGAAGGCATCCCTGTTCATCATAG CGATTGAGTTCGGTGAGAGGCTGTGCTACTTCGGACTGGCCACAAATCTCATCATCTACCTCACCAGGGTGCTGCACCAGGAACTGAAGACGGCGGCCAAGAACGTCAATTACTGGAGCGGCGTCACCTCGATGATGCCCCTCGTTGGTGGATTCGTGGCCGATGCGTACTTGGGCAGATTCTCCACCGTTCTCCTCTCCACCCTCATCTACATCGGG GGTCTCGGCCTGTTAACCATGTCGCAGATGGTCCCGCGGCTGAAGCCATGCGACGCGAGCGGCGCCTGCGGCCGATCACTGCGACTCCACAAGGTCATCTTCTTCGTGGCCATGTACCTGATCTCGGGGGGCACCGGCGGCCACAAGCCGTCGCTCGAGAGCTTCGGCGCCGACCAGTTCGACGACAACCACGCGGAGGAGCGGAAGCAGAAGATGTCCTACTTCAACTGGTGGAGCTTCGCCCTCTGCAGCGGGCTGACGCTGGGGGTCACCGTCGTCGTCTACGTCCAGGACGCCGTCAGCTGGTGGCTGGCCGACGTCGTGCTCACCGCCGTCATGTGCTTCTGCTTCGTGGTCTTCCTGGCGGGCAGGCCGTTCTACCGCTACCGAGCGCCGGAGGGCAGCCCATTCACGCCCATGCTGCAGGTTGTGGTGGCGGCCATGGCCAAAAGACACCTTCCTCTCCCTTCGGATGCTGCAGAACTCTACGAGGTTCCCAAAACGCTCCCGCTGCAGAGCGATAAGAGGCTCCTCTGTCACACTAGCAAACTAAG ATTTCTCGACAAAGCTGCCATCGTCGAGCACAAGGATGATGAGGAAGCCTTCGCCACGGAGAAGCTGAACCCATGGCGACTAGCGACGGTGACCCAAGTGGAGGAGCTGAAGCTAATACTGGCCATGGTGCCCATATGGCTAACCGCGCTACCCTTAGGCATCTGCATCGGCCAAACCGCCACCTTCTTCATCAAGCAAGCGAGCACCATGAACAGATCATTGGGCGGCAGCTTCGAGATCCCGGCCGCCTCGGTCTACGCCTTCAGCGCCATCGCCATGATCATCTCCGTCACCTTCTACGACACGATCCTGGAGCCCTCCCTGAGAAGAGCCACCGGGAGGGAGCGGGGCGTCAGCATCCTCAAGAGGATCGGAATCGGCTTCGCGTTCTCCGTCGCCGCAATGGTCTCCGCCGCCCTGGTGGAAAGGAAGAGACTGCGTGTGGCGGAAGCGGAGCAAAGCAGCGTCATCTCCATGAGCGTCTTCTGGTTGGTGCCACAGTTCATGATCATGGGGTTCGGTGATGGGTTCGCACTGGTGGGTTTGCAGGAGTACTTCTACGATCAAGTCCCCGACGGCATGAGGAGCTTAGGGATCGGCTTCTACCTCAGCGTCTTCGGGGTGTCCAACTTCCTCAGCAGTCTCTTGATCACGGTGGTGGATCACATCACCTCCAGGGGAGAGAAGGGGAGTTGGTTCGCCAAGGACTTGATCAAGAGCCGCTTGGACTGCTACTACTGGTTGATTTCCGCCATGAGTGCGGTGAATCTGTGTGGCTACGTCTACATCGCGACGAGGTATTCGTACAAGAGAGTGCAGAGGAAGGTGGGCGTCGTTAATTCCCCTGAAGCGGATGTCTAA